A genomic region of Lytechinus pictus isolate F3 Inbred chromosome 2, Lp3.0, whole genome shotgun sequence contains the following coding sequences:
- the LOC129254437 gene encoding short-chain specific acyl-CoA dehydrogenase, mitochondrial-like, protein MSSVLCNFARRILPHARQTSGNQVRCAVSSLASLPEEHEMLRKTCRDFAERELAPNAADWDKNHTYPVQQVKGLGELGLLAVSVSEKYGGTNLDYLAYAIAMEEISRGCASTGTIMSVNNSLYLGPLESFATEKQKEEFIVPFVNGDRVGCFALSEPDNGSDAGAASTTARLDGDHWVLNGAKMWITNGYEAEAAVVFARTDKAMKHKGISAFIIPKPYEGLVLGKKEDKLGIKATSTCQLIFEDCRIPKENILGQEGMGFKIAMSTLDAGRIGIAGQGLGIAQAALDCAINYATKREAFNQPISRFQTIQTKLAEMEVRIESARLLTWKAAMMKDAGQNYTKEAAMAKLAASEAATFCSHQAIQVLGGMGYVTDMPAERHYRDARITEIYEGTSEIQKLVIAGQMLKKHSEMMS, encoded by the exons ATGTCGTCTGTTCTCTGTAATTTTGCTCGAAGAATTTTGCCTCATGCGAGGCAAACGTCAG GTAATCAGGTGAGATGTGCCGTATCAAGTCTGGCCAGTTTACCTGAGGAACATGAGATGCTCAGGAAGACATGCAGAGACTTTGCTGAGAGGGAGCTTGCACCAAACGCCGCTGACTGGGACAAAAATCACACATATCCAGTTCAACAA GTGAAAGGTCTTGGTGAGCTCGGGTTGCTGGCTGTGTCTGTCTCAGAGAAATATGGAGGAACCAATCTGGACTACTTGGCGTATGCTATCGCTATGGAGGAGATCAGCAGAGGATGTGCCAGCACAGGAACCATCATGTCTGTGAATAAT tcactCTATCTAGGACCATTAGAAAGCTTTGCTACTGAGAAACAGAAGGAAGAATTCATTGTTCCATTTGTCAATGGTGACAGAGTAGGCTGCTTTGCTCTTAGTGAACCAG ATAACGGTAGTGACGCTGGAGCTGCCTCTACCACAGCCAGACTAGATGGGGATCATTGGGTTCTGAATGGTGCTAAAATGTGGATCACTAATGGCTATGAGGCAGAGGCTGCTGTAGTCTTTGCCAGGACAGACAAGGCCATGAAACATAAG GGTATCAGTGCTTTCATCATTCCAAAGCCATATGAAGGACTGGTGCTGGGTAAGAAGGAGGACAAACTGGGAATTAAGGCAACTTCCACCTGTCAGCTTATCTTTGAAGACTGCAGGATTCCTAAAGAGAACATCCTGGGACAAGAAGGCATGGGATTCAAAATCGCCATG TCTACATTAGATGCTGGTAGGATTGGCATTGCCGGGCAAGGTCTTGGGATTGCCCAGGCTGCTCTTGACTGTGCTATCAACTATGCCACAAAGAGGGAGGCCTTTAACCAACCCATCTCGCGCTTCCAAACTATTCAAACCAAGCTTGCCGAAATGGAGGTCAGAATTGAAAGTGCAAGGTTACTCACTTGGAAGGCAGCGATGATGAAAGATGCGGGCCAAAACTACACAAAA GAAGCTGCCATGGCAAAGCTAGCAGCATCAGAAGCAGCCACCTTCTGCAGTCATCAG GCCATTCAGGTTCTTGGTGGAATGGGATACGTGACAGACATGCCCGCTGAAAGGCATTACAGAGATGCAAGGATCACAGAGATCTACGAGGGAACAAGTGAAATTCAGAAGCTTGTCATAGCTGGCCAGATGCTCAAGAAGCATTCAGAAATGATGAGTTAA